One region of Choristoneura fumiferana chromosome 3, NRCan_CFum_1, whole genome shotgun sequence genomic DNA includes:
- the Fam92 gene encoding CBY1 interacting BAR domain containing protein Fam92 isoform X1, with the protein MFRGDNSHSLSYEQQAKFIQDRITNVERNFGDLCVAFGDYARKTARLRDQGDELAKVLKDYANNEIVNKSLSAGLENLSITLTAVEEYRNCEVQRLEAKVIGELSQYEAICKHAREEVKHTMNVREKELARKKVLDKTRERQPFNRQQVTYAESELLKASAEMSRTAKGLSEQTEFFERRKLTQLKALLGDFLLIEIGFHAKALELLTVAHRQVADINDKADLELLTGLTDDTEPANFRRKLRSPEKQAPGLAARSASLASLLQPSPAREPGEPNSRNLRTPEKHGNSTLPRSSSLAALMNSKHEEETTDSEGSEEETSSEETESR; encoded by the exons atgtttagaGGTGATAATTCCCATTCATTAAGTTATGAACAACAGGCTAAGTTCATTCAAGATCGAATTACAAATGTTGAAAGGAACTTCGGTGACTTATGCGTCGCATTCGGTGATTATGCTCGAAAGACAGCAAG GCTACGCGACCAAGGAGACGAGCTCGCAAAGGTTCTTAAAGATTATGCTAACAATGAAATAGTAAACAAATCACTAAGTGCTGGTCTGGAGAACTTATCTATTACTCTTACTGCTGTAGAAGAGTATAGAAATTGCGAAGTGCAAAGACTAGAAGCCAAG GTGATTGGAGAGCTGAGCCAGTACGAAGCGATATGCAAGCACGCACGAGAGGAGGTGAAACACACGATGAACGTAAGAGAAAAGGAGCTGGCTCGGAAGAAAGTCCTGGACAAGACCAGAGAGCGGCAGCCATTCAACAGACAGCAAGTG ACATATGCAGAATCGGAGTTGCTGAAGGCGTCTGCGGAGATGTCCCGCACAGCCAAGGGTCTGAGCGAGCAGACGGAGTTTTTCGAGCGACGCAAACTGACGCAGCTGAAGGCACTGCTCGGTGACTTCCTGCTAATCGAGATCGGGTTCCACGCGAAAGCGCTCGAGCTGCTGACAGTGGCGCATCGACAAGTTGCTGACATCAACGACAAGGCTGACCTGGAG CTTTTAACAGGTCTTACTGACGATACGGAGCCTGCg AATTTTAGGAGGAAGCTGCGGTCTCCAGAGAAGCAGGCGCCGGGGCTGGCGGCGCGCTCCGCGTCGCTCGCCTCGCTGCTGCAGCCCTCGCCTGCCCGAGAACCCGGCGAACCG AACTCGCGCAATTTGAGGACGCCCGAGAAACACGGCAATTCCACACTCCCGCGGTCTTCGTCCCTCGCCGCACTCATGAATTCCAAACACGAAGAAGAAACTACG GACTCCGAAGGTTCAGAAGAGGAAACGTCCTCAGAAGAAACCGAATCACGTTAA
- the Fam92 gene encoding CBY1 interacting BAR domain containing protein Fam92 isoform X2: MFRGDNSHSLSYEQQAKFIQDRITNVERNFGDLCVAFGDYARKTARLRDQGDELAKVLKDYANNEIVNKSLSAGLENLSITLTAVEEYRNCEVQRLEAKVIGELSQYEAICKHAREEVKHTMNVREKELARKKVLDKTRERQPFNRQQVTYAESELLKASAEMSRTAKGLSEQTEFFERRKLTQLKALLGDFLLIEIGFHAKALELLTVAHRQVADINDKADLENFRRKLRSPEKQAPGLAARSASLASLLQPSPAREPGEPNSRNLRTPEKHGNSTLPRSSSLAALMNSKHEEETTDSEGSEEETSSEETESR, translated from the exons atgtttagaGGTGATAATTCCCATTCATTAAGTTATGAACAACAGGCTAAGTTCATTCAAGATCGAATTACAAATGTTGAAAGGAACTTCGGTGACTTATGCGTCGCATTCGGTGATTATGCTCGAAAGACAGCAAG GCTACGCGACCAAGGAGACGAGCTCGCAAAGGTTCTTAAAGATTATGCTAACAATGAAATAGTAAACAAATCACTAAGTGCTGGTCTGGAGAACTTATCTATTACTCTTACTGCTGTAGAAGAGTATAGAAATTGCGAAGTGCAAAGACTAGAAGCCAAG GTGATTGGAGAGCTGAGCCAGTACGAAGCGATATGCAAGCACGCACGAGAGGAGGTGAAACACACGATGAACGTAAGAGAAAAGGAGCTGGCTCGGAAGAAAGTCCTGGACAAGACCAGAGAGCGGCAGCCATTCAACAGACAGCAAGTG ACATATGCAGAATCGGAGTTGCTGAAGGCGTCTGCGGAGATGTCCCGCACAGCCAAGGGTCTGAGCGAGCAGACGGAGTTTTTCGAGCGACGCAAACTGACGCAGCTGAAGGCACTGCTCGGTGACTTCCTGCTAATCGAGATCGGGTTCCACGCGAAAGCGCTCGAGCTGCTGACAGTGGCGCATCGACAAGTTGCTGACATCAACGACAAGGCTGACCTGGAG AATTTTAGGAGGAAGCTGCGGTCTCCAGAGAAGCAGGCGCCGGGGCTGGCGGCGCGCTCCGCGTCGCTCGCCTCGCTGCTGCAGCCCTCGCCTGCCCGAGAACCCGGCGAACCG AACTCGCGCAATTTGAGGACGCCCGAGAAACACGGCAATTCCACACTCCCGCGGTCTTCGTCCCTCGCCGCACTCATGAATTCCAAACACGAAGAAGAAACTACG GACTCCGAAGGTTCAGAAGAGGAAACGTCCTCAGAAGAAACCGAATCACGTTAA
- the Fam92 gene encoding CBY1 interacting BAR domain containing protein Fam92 isoform X3 produces MFRGDNSHSLSYEQQAKFIQDRITNVERNFGDLCVAFGDYARKTARLRDQGDELAKVLKDYANNEIVNKSLSAGLENLSITLTAVEEYRNCEVQRLEAKVIGELSQYEAICKHAREEVKHTMNVREKELARKKVLDKTRERQPFNRQQVTYAESELLKASAEMSRTAKGLSEQTEFFERRKLTQLKALLGDFLLIEIGFHAKALELLTVAHRQVADINDKADLELLTGLTDDTEPAASTKAPMDFKPEPRNSHWRRLRFPDRILGGSCGLQRSRRRGWRRAPRRSPRCCSPRLPENPANRTRAI; encoded by the exons atgtttagaGGTGATAATTCCCATTCATTAAGTTATGAACAACAGGCTAAGTTCATTCAAGATCGAATTACAAATGTTGAAAGGAACTTCGGTGACTTATGCGTCGCATTCGGTGATTATGCTCGAAAGACAGCAAG GCTACGCGACCAAGGAGACGAGCTCGCAAAGGTTCTTAAAGATTATGCTAACAATGAAATAGTAAACAAATCACTAAGTGCTGGTCTGGAGAACTTATCTATTACTCTTACTGCTGTAGAAGAGTATAGAAATTGCGAAGTGCAAAGACTAGAAGCCAAG GTGATTGGAGAGCTGAGCCAGTACGAAGCGATATGCAAGCACGCACGAGAGGAGGTGAAACACACGATGAACGTAAGAGAAAAGGAGCTGGCTCGGAAGAAAGTCCTGGACAAGACCAGAGAGCGGCAGCCATTCAACAGACAGCAAGTG ACATATGCAGAATCGGAGTTGCTGAAGGCGTCTGCGGAGATGTCCCGCACAGCCAAGGGTCTGAGCGAGCAGACGGAGTTTTTCGAGCGACGCAAACTGACGCAGCTGAAGGCACTGCTCGGTGACTTCCTGCTAATCGAGATCGGGTTCCACGCGAAAGCGCTCGAGCTGCTGACAGTGGCGCATCGACAAGTTGCTGACATCAACGACAAGGCTGACCTGGAG CTTTTAACAGGTCTTACTGACGATACGGAGCCTGCg GCATCCACAAAAGCACCTATGGATTTTAAACCGGAACCACGCAATTCACACTGGCGCCGTCTCCGGTTTCCAGACAG AATTTTAGGAGGAAGCTGCGGTCTCCAGAGAAGCAGGCGCCGGGGCTGGCGGCGCGCTCCGCGTCGCTCGCCTCGCTGCTGCAGCCCTCGCCTGCCCGAGAACCCGGCGAACCG AACTCGCGCAATTTGA
- the LOC141426819 gene encoding uncharacterized protein encodes MADANVEPPSNDGESNYSTPANDPKNMQEVTQYVQSLLQNMQDKFQSMSDQIINRIDEMGTRVDELEKNITDLMTQAGVENEK; translated from the exons ATGGCAGACGCAAACGTAGAACCTCCGTCAAATGACGGTGAGAGCAATTACTCAACGCCTGCAAATGATCCTAAAAATATGCAGGAAGTAACACAATAC GTGCAGTCACTTTTGCAAAATATGCAAGACAAATTTCAAAGCATGTCAGACCAGATTATAAACCGAATAGACGAAATGGGGACTCGAGTAGatgaacttgaaaaaaatattactgaccTGATGACCCAGGCAGGGGTTGAGAATGAGAAGTAG